The Oryza glaberrima chromosome 9, OglaRS2, whole genome shotgun sequence genome includes a window with the following:
- the LOC127785416 gene encoding pentatricopeptide repeat-containing protein At3g29230-like codes for MPPSTTGFPRRRSPPVDADLLPRLRLAAGQSSPWRVLLQSLALVVTSGLSASASHSHRGRALSSRLLNSLLPHAPRRLLPALLRLLPGDHLTLLLLVSSKHHSHSLPAASALHALAVSSGHLPSDLRIANSLLSLYLSLGSPASARRLLADIPRPDAVTWNTLLRACLRLGLLPAACRLFDEMPERDVVSYNSMVAGYVAEGDLAGARNLFDGMARRDVVTWNSMISGYARHGDMENARKMFDAMPERDVVSWNSMLDGYAQAGDVEMARLVFDGMPKRSIVSWNVILALYAKLRDWRECLGLFDVMIAEGNTVPNEKTFVSVLTACANLGDLEKGRWVHDLVRERWDRLVPDVLLLTTLLTMYAKCGVMETAREIFNSMGEKSVPSWNSMIIGYGLHGQSEKALELFLEMERDGPRPNETTFICVLSSCAHGGLVLEGWWCFDRMVRFYSIEPKSEHFGCMMDLLGRAGLLEQSENLIENLQGNVSEALWGILMSASQTQNNIKLGEFVGKKLIEMRPTEVGPYILLSNIYAAEGRWDGVEKVRKVMEEKGVEKDAGLSLVGSREGGHFINESGASAPRNDVMLCMLGEMSVHMKQPSEGSNCRKRSPSAP; via the coding sequence ATGCCTCCCTCGACCACAGgcttcccgcgccgccgctcgccgccggtggacgCCGACCTGCTGCCGCGCCTTCGCCTCGCCGCTGGCCAGAGTTCGCCATGGCGCGTCCTCCTCCAGTCCCTGGCCCTCGTCGTCACCTCCGGCCTCTCCGCCTCGGCCTCCCACTCCCACCGCGGCCGCGCGCTCTCATCCCGCCTCCTCaactccctcctcccccacgccccgcgccgcctcctccccgcgctcctccgcctcctccccggaGACCACCTcacgcttctcctcctcgtctcctcgAAGCACCACTCGCACTCcctgcccgccgcctccgcgctccacgccctcgccgtctcctccggcCACCTCCCGTCCGACCTCCGCATCGCCAACTCCCTCCTCTCGCTCTACCTCTCACTCGGCTCCCCGGCgtccgctcgccgcctcctcgccgacatCCCCCGCCCGGACGCTGTCACCTGGAACACGCTCCTCCGTGCCTGCCTCCGGCTTGGCCTCCTccctgccgcctgccgcctgttcgacgaaatgccggaGCGGGATGTCGTCTCGTACAACTCCATGGTGGCTGGGTATGTGGCTGAGGGCGACTTGGCCGGTGCGAGGAATCTGTTCGATGGAATGGCACGGAGAGATGTGGTCACGTGGAACTCGATGATCTCGGGGTATGCTCGACACGGGGACATGGAGAACGCCAGGAAGATGTTTGATGCGATGCCGGAGAGGGATGTCGTGTCATGGAACTCAATGCTGGATGGATATGCCCAGGCTGGGGATGTAGAGATGGCGAGGTTGGTGTTCGATGGCATGCCAAAGAGGAGCATTGTGTCTTGGAATGTCATTCTTGCGTTGTATGCAAAGCTGAGGGATTGGCGTGAGTGCTTGGGGCTTTTTGATGTGATGATAGCAGAAGGAAACACGGTACCAAATGAGAAAACGTTTGTGAGTGTTCTGACAGCTTGTGCAAACCTTGGCGATCTTGAGAAAGGGAGGTGGGTGCATGATTTGGTTCGAGAGAGGTGGGATAGGCTTGTGCCAGATGTTCTATTGCTTACGACATTGTTGACAATGTATGCCAAGTGTGGGGTGATGGAGACTGCAAGGGAGATCTTTAATTCAATGGGTGAAAAGAGTGTACCCTCGTGGAATTCAATGATCATTGGGTATGGGCTGCATGGGCAAAGCGAAAAGGCTCTTGAGTTGTTcttggagatggagagagatgGACCTAGGCCAAATGAAACGACTTTCATCTGTGTCTTGAGCTCATGTGCTCATGGTGGTTTGGTGCTTGAAGGTTGGTGGTGTTTTGACAGGATGGTCAGGTTCTACAGTATTGAGCCAAAGTCTGAGCATTTTGGCTGTATGATGGACCTTCTTGGTCGCGCCGGACTGCTTGAACAATCAGAGAATCTCATTGAGAATTTGCAAGGTAATGTGTCAGAAGCATTGTGGGGCATACTAATGTCAGCCTCTCAAACTCAGAACAACATCAAACTCGGAGAGTTTGTCGGAAAGAAATTGATCGAGATGAGGCCAACAGAAGTCGGTCCATACATCCTTCTATCAAACATTTATGCGGCAGAAGGAAGATGGGATGGTGTTGAGAAAGTAAGGAAGGTGATGGAGGAGAAGGGGGTGGAGAAGGATGCAGGGTTGAGCCTGGTAGGATCAAGGGAAGGTGGTCATTTCATTAATGAAAGTGGAGCTTCAGCTCCAAGGAATGATGTGATGCTGTGCATGCTGGGTGAGATGAGTGTGCATATGAAGCAACCATCTGAAGGGTCCAACTGCAGGAAAAGAAGCCCCTCTGCTCCTTGA
- the LOC127785417 gene encoding uncharacterized protein LOC127785417, translating to MAADDLSSPARKRGRDEEEEEEEVVDGEAAQKRARGEDPEGGALLGLANYEEDEEDEEAAAAAGRRRANGRHEEEEEDDEVDNDVRRAPERRPRQVELRRDCPYLDTVNRQVLDFDFEKFCSISLSNLNVYACLVCGKYYQGRGLKSHAYTHSLEAGHHVFINLQTEKAYCLPDGYEINDPSLEDIRHVLNPRFTTEQVRNLDRNKQWSRALDGSNYLPGMVGLNNIKETDFVNVTIQSLMRITPLRNFFLIPENYRHSKSPLVHRFGELTRKIWHARNFKGQVSPHEFLQAVMRASDKRFQIGVQSDPVEFMSWLLNTMHSKLKSRKRNRSIIHDCFQGELEVVKEFHKKHIVEKKEDGDEQNGDAGSDIVTETSRVPFLMLGLDLPPPPLFKDAMEKNIIPQVPLFNILKKFDGETVTEVVRPSIARMRYRVIRLPKYLILHMRRFTKNNFFVEKNPTLVNFPVKNLELKDYIPLPKPKDSEKLRSKYDLIANVVHDGKPGEGCYRVFVQRKSEEAWYEMQDLHVTETLPQMVALSEAYMQIYEQHE from the exons ATGGCCGCGGACGATCTCTCATCCCCGGCGCGGAAGCGCGgccgcgacgaggaggaggaggaggaggaggtcgtcgacgGGGAGGCCGCCCAgaagcgcgcgcgcggggaggatcCGGAGGGCGGGGCGCTGCTGGGGCTCGCCAACtatgaggaggacgaggaggatgaggaggcggcggcggctgcggggagGCGCCGCGCGAATGGCCgacacgaggaggaggaggaggacgacgaggttgACAACGACGTGAGGAGGGCTCCGGAGCGGAGGCCGAGGCAGGTGGAGCTGCGCCGGGACTGCCCTTACCTCGACACCGTGAACCGCCAG GtccttgattttgattttgagaaGTTCTGCTCAATCTCCTTATCAAACTTGAACGTGTATGCATGTTTGGTTTGTGGAAAGTATTACCAAGGAAGAGGCTTGAAATCACATGCATATACTCACAGCCTTGAAGCAGGCCACCATGTGTTCATTAACCTTCAAACTGAGAAAGCTTACTGTCTTCCTGATGGATATGAGATAAATGATCCATCATTGGAAGATATTCGACATGTTCTCAACCCAAG GTTTACAACAGAGCAGGTTCGTAATCTTGATAGGAACAAGCAGTGGTCTAGAGCTCTTGATGGCTCCAATTATCTACCTGGAATG GTTGGTCTAAACAACATCAAGGAGACAGATTTTGTGAATGTCACAATACAGTCATTAATGAGAATTACTCCTTTAAGAAATTTCTTTCTCATCCCTGAAAATTATCGGCATAGCAAATCCCCATTGGTTCATCGATTTGGAGAACTAACTCGCAAAATCTGGCATGCGAGGAACTTCAAGGGCCAG GTTAGTCCACATGAGTTTCTGCAAGCAGTTATGAGGGCCAGTGATAAGAGGTTCCAGATTGGTGTTCAGTCTGATCCAGTGGAATTTATGTCATGGCTCTTGAACACAATGCACTCGAAACTAAAAAGTAGGAAGAGAAACAGAAGCATCATACATGATTGCTTTCAG GGAGAACTTGAAGTAGTTAAGGAATTTCACAAGAAGCAtattgtggaaaagaaagaggaTGGCGATGAACAGAATGGTGATGCAGGTTCAGATATTGTTACTGAAACATCTAGGGTCCCATTTTTGATGCTCGGCCTTGACCTACCACCTCCACCTCTTTTCAAGGACGCCATGGAGAAAAATATCATTCCACAG GTACCACTCTTTAATATATTGAAGAAGTTTGATGGCGAGACAGTTACAGAGGTAGTGCGACCCTCCATTGCTCGTATGAGGTATCGAGTCATCAGACTTCCAAAGTATCTGATCCTTCACATGCGACGGTTTACCAAAAATAACTTCTTTGTAGAGAAGAATCCTACTCTAG TGAATTTCCCCGTGAAGAACTTGGAATTGAAAGATTACATCCCATTACCTAAGCCAAAAGATTCCGAGAAGCTACGCTCAAAGTATGATCTCATAGCCAACGTTGTCCATGATGGCAAGCCAGGCGAGGGATGTTACAGAGTATTTGTACAGCGGAAATCAGAAGAGGCTTG GTATGAAATGCAAGATCTTCATGTTACCGAGACTCTTCCTCAGATGGTAGCTCTTTCAGAAGCCTACATGCAAATATACGAGCAGCACGAATGA
- the LOC127784067 gene encoding uncharacterized protein LOC127784067, which produces MEWATVQHLDLRHAGGRRGASARPLQPHAAAFRASQAIVAVAIGTHVVEFDALTGSKIASIDLGARVVRMAYSPTASHIVIAILEDATIRSCDFATEQTLVLHSPEKKTDHVSIDTEVHLALTPLEPIVFFGFHKRMSVTVVGTVEGGRPPTKIKTDLKKPVVNLACHPRLPVLYVAYAEGLIRAYNIQTYVVHYTLQLAVDSTIKLVGAGAFGFHPTLEWIFIGDRGGTLLAWDVSTERPSMIGITQAGSQPITSVSWLPTLRLLVTISKDGALQVWKTRVIINPNRQPMETHFFEHAAIETMDITKILTLQGGEAVYPLPRIRNLAVHPKFNLAAVIFADMSGTEAAKNKAAYTREGRRQLFAVLQGARGSTAAVLKEKLLALGSSGILAEHQLQAQLQEQHLKGQSQLTISDIARKAFLHSHFMEGHAKSGPISRLPLITISDSGNLLRDVPVCQPFHLELNFFNQENRVVQYPVRAFYLDGFNLMAHNLSSGADNLYKKLYSTIPSNMECHPKNIAYSPKQHMFLVVFELSGPNGVAHEVVLYWEQTDLQTVNSKGSSIKGRDAAFLGPDDNQYAILEEDRTSLNLFNLKAVATKEALENNAAVLEENTFADNVTNPTERQGPMQFTFESEVDRIFSAPLESTMLYVISGKHIGLAKLLQGYRLSADNGVSITTKTEGKKFIKLKPNESVLQVHWQTTLRGPVVGILTTQRVMIASADLDILSSSSTKYDRGLPSYRSMLWVGPALIFSSATAISMLGWDNKVRSILSTSFPRSVLLGALNDRLLLVNPTDINPRQKKGVEIRSCLIGLLEPLLIGFATMQQYFEQKLDLSEVLYQITSRFDSLRVTPRSLDILAKGPPVCGDLAVSLSQAGPQFTQIMRCNYAIKALRFSTALSILKDEFLRSRDYPQCPPTSHLFQRFRELGYACIKYGQFDSAKETFEVISDHESMLDLFICHLNPSALRRLSQKLEESATDSELRRYLERILRVRSTGWTQGVFANFAAESMVPKGPEWAGGNWEIKTPTNMKSIPQWELAGEVMPYMKTTDAGIPSVTADHIGVYLGVMKGRGTVVEVSEKSLVKAIAAASGDNARPASSESTQKNVANAGGDSVGDTLARQLGVQIASADEQAKAAEEFKKTLYGVVDGGSSDEDESTSKTKKIHIRIRDKPAASTVDVNKLKEATKQLGLGPPITRTRSLSGTPQELNQAPMQPPGLAPPAGPAIPNAAVDLFGTNALVKPQASSGATGPVIGGMGVTAGPIPEDFFQNTIPSQQLAARLPPPGIILSRIAQPAPGMSAVRPVHNQNMMANVGLPDGGVPPQAPMQQAQFPQQPGMPMDPISLPDGGVPPQSQPLPSQPQALPPQPHGFQPAIPAMSQPIDLSALEGPGQGKQAPRPPAPTAVRPGQVPRGAPAAECYKMGLAHLEQNQLTDALSCLDEAFLALAKDQSREADIKAQATICAQYKIAVALLQEIARLQRVQGAGALSAKEEMARLSRHLASLPIQAKHRINCIRTAIKRNMEVQNFAYAKQMLDLLYSKAPPSKQDELKSLIDMCVQRGLTNKSIDPFEDPSQFCAVTLSRLSTIGHDVCDLCGAKFSALSAPGCVICGMGSIKRSDALAGPVPSPFG; this is translated from the exons atggagtGGGCGACGGTGCAGCACCTGGATCTCCGCCACGCGGGGGGCCGCCGGGGGGCCTCCGCCCGCCCGCTgcagccgcacgccgccgccttccgcgcgTCGCaggccatcgtcgccgtcgccatcggcaCGCACGTCGTCG AATTTGATGCATTGACTGGAAGCAAGATAGCTTCGATTGACCTTGGAGCTCGTGTTGTTCGTATGGCATATAGCCCTACTGCTAGCCACATTGTCATTGCTATTCTTGAG GATGCTACAATCAGATCCTGTGATTTTGCCACTGAGCAGACGCTTGTGCTGCACTCACCAGAGAAAAAAACCGATCATGTTTCAATAGACACGGAAGTTCATCTTGCATTGACACCTCTTGAGCCTATTGTCTTTTTCGGTTTTCACAAAAGAATGAGTGTGACAG TTGTTGGGACTGTTGAAGGAGGGAGGCCGCCAACAAAAATAAAGACTGATCTTAAAAAGCCTGTTGTTAACCTGGCTTGCCATCCTCGCCTTCCTGTCCTG TATGTAGCTTACGCTGAAGGCTTGATACGCGCTTATAACATCCAGACATATGTTGTTCACTACACCTTGCAAC TTGCTGTTGACAGTACAATTAAGCTTGTCGGAGCGGGTGCTTTTGGATTTCATCCAACCCTAGAGTGGATATTTATTGGTGATAGAGGTGGCACTCTCTTGGCATGGGATGTATCAACGGAGAGACCAAGTATGATTGGAAT TACACAGGCTGGTTCCCAGCCTATCACATCTGTTTCCTGGCTTCCGACACTACGGTTACTTGTTACAATTTCAAAGGATGGGGCACTTCAAGTATGGAAAACACGAGTTATAATTAATCCTAACAGACAACCTATGGAAACTCATTTCTTTGAGCATGCAG CTATTGAAACAATGGATATCACGAAGATACTCACTCTTCAAGGTGGAGAAGCAGTGTACCCTTTACCTCGAATAAGGAACTTGGCAGTGCACCCCAAGTTTAATTTGGCTGCAGTAATTTTTGCA GATATGTCTGGGACAGAAGCTGCAAAGAACAAGGCTGCATACacaagagaagggaggagacaACTTTTTGCTGTTCTTCAGGGAGCCAGGGGATCGACTG CTGCTGTTCTGAAGGAGAAACTTTTAGCCCTGGGTTCATCTGGAATTTTAGCTGAGCACCAGCTCCAGGCTCAGCTGCAAGAGCAGCACTTGAAGGG CCAGAGTCAGCTAACTATTTCAGACATTGCAAGGAAGGCTTTTCTTCACAGT CATTTCATGGAGGGACATGCTAAAAGTGGTCCAATCTCTCGTTTACCACTCATTACAATTTCTGATTCTGGTAACCTTTTGCGAGATGTTCCGGTTTGTCAG CCATTCCATCTGGAGCTGAATTTCTTCAACCAGGAGAACCGCGTGGTTCAATATCCAGTTAGAGCTTTCTATTTGGATGGATTTAACCTAATGGCCCACAATCTGTCATCAGGAGCtgataatctctataagaaactTTACTCAACG ATACCTTCAAATATGGAATGCCACCCCAAGAACATTGCATACAGTCCTAAACAGCATATGTTTCTTGTTGTATTTGAATTAAGTGGACCAAATGGAGTAGCTCATGAAGTTGTTCTTTACTGGGAGCAGACTGATCTACAGACAGTAAACAGCAAAGGAAGTTCAATAAAAG GTCGAGATGCTGCATTTTTAGGCCCGGATGATAATCAATACGCTATCCTGGAGGAAGATAGAACTAGTCTGAATCTTTTTAATCTCAAAGCAGTAGCCACAAAGGAAGCTCTTGAAAATAATGCCGCAGTGCTTGAAGAAAACACATTTGCTGATAATGTTACCAATCCGACAGAGCGCCAGGGTCCTATGCAGTTTACTTTTGAATCAGAGGTTGATCGCATATTTTCTGCTCCACTAG AATCAACCATGTTGTATGTAATTTCGGGAAAGCACATTGGACTGGCGAAGCTCCTACAGGGATATAGGTTATCTGCAGATAATGGGGTATCCATCACCACGAAAACGGAGGGGAAGAAATTTATCAAATTGAAACCAAACGAGTCCGTTCTCCAG GTTCACTGGCAAACAACTCTAAGAGGTCCTGTTGTAGGAATATTGACAACCCAGAGGGTAATGATAGCCTCTGCTGATCTTGACATACTTTCAAGCAGCTCAACAAAATATGACCGGGGTCTTCCATCA TATCGCTCAATGTTGTGGGTTGGACCAGCACTTATCTTCTCTAGTGCAACTGCAATAAGTATGCTTGGATGGGACAACAAAGTTCGATCTATCCTTTCTACTAGCTTCCCTCGTTCTG TGTTGCTTGGTGCCTTGAACGACCGCCTGCTGCTTGTAAATCCAACAGATATAAATCCAAGACAGAAAAAGGGAGTGGAAATAAGAAGCTGTCTAATAGGGCTTCTTGAACCTCTTCTTATTGGATTTGCTACGATGCAGCAATACTTTGAGCAAAAACTTGATCTTTCAGAGGTGCTATATCAGATAACCTCAAG GTTTGATAGTTTACGTGTCACTCCAAGGTCACTGGACATATTAGCTAAAGGACCCCCTGTTTGTGGAGATCTTGCTGTATCACTATCCCAAGCAGGCCCTCAGTTTACCCAA ATCATGCGGTGCAATTACGCAATCAAAGCCCTCCGGTTCTCTACTGCTCTTTCGATCTTGAAAGATGAGTTCCTGCGTTCCAGAGATTATCCTCAATGCCCTCCAACTTCTCATCTGTTCCAGCGTTTCCGGGAGTTGGGATATGCATGCATAAA GTATGGTCAGTTTGACAGTGCAAAAGAAACATTCGAGGTTATTTCTGATCATGAGAGCATGCTAGATCTGTTTATATGCCACCTGAATCCTAGTGCATTGCGACGCCTTTCACAGAAGCTGGAAGAATCTGCTACAGATTCTGAGTTGAGGCGTTACCTTGAGAGAATACTAAGAGTTCGTTCAACTGGATGGACACAAGGTGTCTTTGCAAATTTTGCTGCAGAAAGTATGGTGCCTAAAGGTCCGGAATGGGCAGGAGGAAACTGGGAAATCAAAACACCTACGAACATGAAGAGTATACCTCAGTGGGAGCTTGCAGGAGAGGTCATGCCCTACATGAAGACTACCGATGCTGGTATTCCATCTGTCACTGCAGATCATATTGGTGTTTACTTGGGCGTGATGAAAGGCCGAGGTACCGTAGTGGAAGTAAGTGAAAAGAGCTTGGTTAAAGCTATTGCAGCAGCCAGTGGCGATAATGCGAGACCAGCATCTTCTGAATCAACACAGAAGAATGTGGCAAATGCTGGGGGTGATTCAGTTGGTGATACTCTGGCCAGGCAGCTAGGGGTCCAAATTGCTTCTGCAGATGAACAGGCAAAAGCAGCAGAGGAGTTCAAAAAGACTTTATATGGTGTTGTTGATGGTGGAAGTAGTGATGAAGATGAGTCTACATCAAAGACTAAAAAGATACACATCAGGATACGTGATAAGCCTGCTGCATCTACTGTTGATGTTAACAAACTGAAAGAAGCCACTAAACAGCTAGGTTTAGGTCCTCCAATCACTAGGACAAGATCGTTATCAGGGACGCCTCAAGAGTTGAACCAGGCTCCTATGCAGCCGCCAGGTCTCGCACCACCTGCTGGTCCAGCAATTCCAAATGCTGCAGTTGATCTATTTGGTACCAATGCTTTAGTAAAACCACAAGCTTCCAGTGGAGCCACAGGTCCTGTAATTGGTGGCATGGGAGTGACGGCTGGACCTATTCCTGAGGATTTCTTCCAGAATACTATTCCATCGCAGCAGCTTGCAGCTCGACTACCCCCACCGGGAATAATTCTGTCACGAATTGCTCAACCTGCTCCTGGAATGAGTGCAGTTCGGCCTGTCCATAATCAAAACATGATGGCTAATGTTGGTCTTCCAGATGGTGGGGTCCCACCACAGGCACCGATGCAACAGGCACAGTTTCCTCAGCAACCAGGCATGCCTATGGACCCTATTAGTCTACCTGATGGTGGTGTTCCCCCACAGAGCCAACCTCTTCCCTCGCAACCCCAGGCTCTTCCTCCACAGCCACATGGCTTTCAACCTGCTATTCCTGCCATGTCGCAACCAATTGATCTTAGTGCTCTTGAAGGTCCAGGACAGGGAAAGCAGGCTCCTCGCCCCCCTGCACCTACTGCTGTGCGGCCTGGACAG GTTCCACGTGGTGCTCCTGCAGCAGAGTGCTACAAGATGGGTCTTGCTCATCTTGAGCAAAATCAGCTTACGGATGCTTTATCTTGTTTGGATGAAGCATTCTTGGCCCTTGCAAAGGACCAGTCACGTGAAGCTGATATCAAAGCGCAGGCCACTATTTGTGCACAGTATAAGATAGCTGTTGCTTTGCTACAG GAAATTGCTCGCCTACAAAGGGTTCAAGGAGCTGGTGCGCTCAGTGCAAAGGAGGAAATGGCCAGGCTATCTCGCCACCTTGCTTCCCTACCTATCCAAGCTAAGCACCGGATTAACTGCATCAGAACTGCCATCAAGCGAAACATGGAGGTCCAGAACTTTGCCTATGCCAAGCAAATGCTTGATCTCCTATATTCCAAGGCGCCTCCATCGAAGCAGGATGAGCTCAAGAGTCTGATCGACATGTGTGTCCAGAGGGGGCTGACAAACAAATCTATCGACCCATTCGAAGACCCCTCTCAGTTTTGCGCCGTCACCCTCAGCCGCCTCTCAACCATCGGGCATGATGTTTGCGATCTCTGTGGTGCCAAATTCTCCGCTCTTTCTGCACCAGGGTGTGTCATCTGTGGTATGGGGAGCATCAAGAGATCTGACGCACTTGCTGGACCTGTGCCTTCCCCGTTTGGCTAA